The following are encoded in a window of Kiritimatiellia bacterium genomic DNA:
- a CDS encoding VCBS repeat-containing protein has product MAVDQRQIIAEGDAQWHAIAGSGSLAISVSYSADSALAINCPVGVSANADFFNDGGFYIRHDVRRTIFRCDFDGDGRTDAWTYDEENGIWYFILSTSSGMIQSVNFGGPGGLACPEDYDGDGKADPCIYWQADGLWQMALSDSSYASAIYVVPPEELPAAGDYDGDGYADFAFFMPETQRWTVFLSKQLYAVVVFFYGEANAMPAVADFDGDGLTDPAVYQEETGRWMVTLSSGQYRSVSFSLGGCGYLPVPADYDGDLIADPMVYEPSAGFWKGFLSAEGYQGVDAHFGGEGAMPYRGDYDNDGMSDLAVLSRDQTALFLFKSTEGFAVIPPR; this is encoded by the coding sequence ATGGCCGTTGATCAGCGTCAAATTATTGCCGAAGGCGATGCGCAATGGCACGCCATCGCCGGTTCGGGCAGTCTGGCAATCAGCGTTTCGTATTCCGCAGACAGCGCGCTGGCCATAAATTGTCCGGTCGGCGTTTCAGCCAATGCTGATTTTTTCAATGATGGCGGCTTTTATATCCGGCATGACGTGCGCCGCACGATCTTCCGCTGTGATTTTGACGGCGACGGGCGGACAGACGCCTGGACTTATGACGAAGAAAACGGGATATGGTATTTTATCCTCTCAACTTCTTCGGGAATGATTCAATCTGTAAATTTTGGCGGGCCGGGGGGGTTGGCCTGTCCCGAAGATTACGACGGCGACGGCAAAGCGGATCCGTGCATCTATTGGCAGGCGGATGGCTTGTGGCAAATGGCATTGTCAGACAGCAGTTACGCATCCGCGATATACGTTGTGCCGCCGGAAGAATTGCCTGCGGCCGGCGATTATGACGGTGATGGATATGCCGATTTCGCCTTCTTTATGCCGGAAACACAACGCTGGACGGTGTTTCTTTCAAAGCAATTGTACGCCGTCGTTGTGTTTTTCTATGGCGAGGCCAATGCGATGCCGGCTGTTGCCGACTTTGACGGCGACGGTCTGACGGATCCTGCCGTTTATCAGGAAGAAACCGGACGCTGGATGGTAACGTTGTCTTCCGGTCAGTACAGATCGGTTTCTTTTTCCCTAGGCGGCTGCGGTTATCTGCCGGTGCCGGCCGATTATGACGGCGATCTCATAGCTGATCCAATGGTCTACGAGCCGAGTGCCGGTTTCTGGAAAGGATTTCTTTCCGCTGAGGGGTATCAGGGCGTTGACGCCCATTTCGGCGGCGAAGGCGCAATGCCGTATAGAGGTGATTATGATAACGACGGAATGTCGGATCTGGCCGTTTTAAGCCGGGACCAAACCGCATTATTTCTGTTCAAATCAACCGAAGGTTTTGCCGTTATTCCTCCCCGGTAA
- a CDS encoding ribbon-helix-helix domain-containing protein, which produces MRKEASLPVRLDTDLNRRLNRAAKRLGLTKSVLIRIMVKSFVDQLEANGGKITFPLRWQDQNPDTSASPQRYAAEPTAQYGPKDGKR; this is translated from the coding sequence ATGAGAAAAGAAGCATCGCTGCCTGTGCGCTTGGATACCGATTTGAACCGCCGTCTGAACCGCGCCGCGAAACGATTGGGGCTGACCAAGTCCGTCTTGATCCGCATTATGGTTAAATCTTTCGTGGACCAACTGGAGGCGAACGGCGGAAAAATCACTTTTCCGCTGCGTTGGCAGGATCAAAATCCGGATACATCGGCTTCCCCGCAGAGATACGCGGCCGAGCCCACAGCGCAATATGGCCCTAAAGACGGCAAGCGCTGA
- the lpxB gene encoding lipid-A-disaccharide synthase, whose protein sequence is MKNKSVMVIAGEVSGDMHAAALVRALRRRAGHVDFFGIGGEELAKAGMEICRHTRDMAVLGLSEVLRKYFFFRKTFNAMTALLRARAPDAVLLVDYPGFNLPFAAAAHKAGRRVVYYICPQVWAWNRGRIAGMSENVDRLISIFPFEADIFKGTKLKVDFVGHPLAGPAETARSKPPAALPWNGSPKIALLPGSRKQEIGLILPAMAEAALILKEKQPDAGFIIAAASHAAAGWIEETLAPLKTAGNFAIILDNTRQILRQADAAWVASGTATIETALMGCPMVVVYRVRWPTYLAGRLLIRVPFLGMVNIVAGRQICPELIQNQAVPEKLAAALAPLVVPGKTRNEMIRELDRVRTILGKPGAEERAAEILLEELA, encoded by the coding sequence ATGAAGAACAAATCGGTCATGGTGATTGCCGGCGAAGTCTCCGGCGACATGCATGCCGCCGCGCTCGTGCGCGCCTTGCGCCGGCGCGCCGGCCATGTTGATTTTTTCGGGATCGGCGGGGAGGAGCTTGCCAAAGCCGGCATGGAAATCTGCCGCCACACGCGCGATATGGCCGTGCTCGGCCTCAGCGAGGTTTTGCGCAAATATTTTTTTTTCAGGAAAACTTTTAATGCGATGACCGCCCTGCTCCGGGCACGCGCCCCCGACGCCGTTCTGCTCGTGGATTATCCCGGCTTTAACCTGCCGTTTGCGGCCGCCGCTCATAAGGCCGGCCGCCGGGTCGTTTATTATATTTGCCCGCAGGTCTGGGCCTGGAACCGCGGCCGCATCGCCGGTATGTCTGAAAACGTTGACCGGCTTATCTCCATATTCCCATTTGAAGCGGATATCTTCAAAGGCACAAAATTGAAAGTTGACTTTGTGGGCCATCCCCTGGCCGGGCCGGCGGAAACCGCCCGTTCCAAGCCGCCGGCTGCATTGCCCTGGAACGGTTCTCCTAAAATAGCCCTGCTGCCGGGCAGCCGCAAGCAGGAGATAGGTCTGATTTTGCCGGCCATGGCCGAAGCGGCCCTTATTTTAAAAGAGAAACAACCGGACGCCGGTTTTATTATCGCGGCCGCTTCGCACGCGGCGGCCGGATGGATTGAGGAAACTCTGGCCCCCTTGAAAACGGCCGGAAATTTCGCGATTATCCTGGACAATACCCGCCAAATTCTGAGACAGGCCGACGCCGCCTGGGTGGCCTCCGGGACCGCCACGATTGAAACGGCCCTCATGGGCTGCCCCATGGTCGTGGTCTACCGGGTGCGATGGCCGACCTATCTGGCCGGCCGGCTCCTGATCCGCGTGCCGTTCCTGGGCATGGTGAATATCGTGGCCGGCCGGCAAATCTGTCCGGAACTGATCCAGAACCAGGCCGTTCCGGAAAAACTGGCCGCGGCTCTGGCCCCGCTGGTCGTTCCCGGAAAAACGCGGAACGAAATGATCAGGGAACTTGACCGCGTTCGGACCATCCTCGGAAAACCCGGCGCGGAAGAGCGCGCCGCGGAAATTTTACTGGAAGAGCTGGCATGA
- a CDS encoding helix-turn-helix domain-containing protein, which translates to MIGVKPWNNYNLIVWAAGQKYDFHSHPHFQAIQVLDGRLEVDYGEGWKAIAPGYVHILPPGRSHRLKTSAGHRQFGLNFTTKPDKMGLVDAMRTAFPVPAIHSMGFHVSWLESLKADAVILGNVARLRMLNTLMDWTVGLIGSKLESKSDPEAMRLARILETWNRRSINVTDAAKQINCSRPKAQRICNRRFGCGIMKLHEKMRMEEASRLLLNSGLSIGKVADACGFEDIYSFSRAFTRVVGLSPSAFRRKTKEG; encoded by the coding sequence ATGATTGGCGTAAAGCCGTGGAACAACTACAATCTGATCGTATGGGCGGCCGGTCAAAAGTATGATTTCCACAGCCATCCCCATTTTCAAGCAATCCAAGTGCTGGATGGGCGACTGGAAGTGGATTATGGCGAGGGATGGAAAGCGATTGCCCCCGGCTATGTCCATATATTGCCGCCCGGCCGCAGTCATAGGCTTAAAACAAGCGCCGGACACCGGCAATTCGGCCTTAATTTCACCACCAAGCCCGACAAGATGGGCTTGGTGGACGCAATGAGAACGGCCTTTCCGGTTCCGGCCATCCACTCCATGGGTTTCCACGTGTCTTGGCTGGAGAGTCTGAAGGCAGATGCCGTCATTCTGGGAAACGTGGCGAGATTGCGCATGCTGAACACGCTCATGGACTGGACGGTCGGCCTGATTGGATCAAAGCTTGAAAGTAAAAGCGATCCGGAGGCCATGCGTCTTGCCAGGATTCTCGAGACTTGGAACCGCCGTTCCATAAACGTGACGGATGCCGCCAAACAGATTAATTGCAGTCGGCCAAAAGCGCAACGGATTTGCAACAGGCGATTCGGATGCGGAATTATGAAGCTCCATGAAAAAATGCGCATGGAAGAAGCATCGCGTCTTCTGCTGAATTCCGGCCTGAGCATTGGCAAAGTTGCCGACGCGTGCGGATTCGAAGACATATACAGTTTCAGCCGGGCTTTTACCAGGGTTGTCGGTCTTTCACCTTCCGCGTTCCGGCGAAAAACAAAGGAAGGTTGA
- a CDS encoding glycosyltransferase has product MKTSVLINVYNRPDMLAACLRALALGPRMPDEAIVSDDGSDEKCVRKMRAAFDGLPFPVRYVRQEHKGYRLAAVRNNAVRASTGEYLVFIDCDILLLPETLEKHLRRAGAGRFLAGNRALLDKDSSASALRGSISARLLETLWDEADKSRLPKIHRRFQRNLLLRRLGLSAPHKPKILGCHFSLFRKDVERVNGFDENFTGWGLEDDDFARRLYRAGVKGLSVVQDARALHLWHQPADSKPQAISASPNWNYFKRPHVPAYCKEGINP; this is encoded by the coding sequence ATGAAAACCAGCGTGCTCATTAACGTTTATAACAGGCCGGACATGCTGGCCGCCTGCCTGCGCGCCCTGGCGCTGGGTCCCAGGATGCCGGACGAAGCCATTGTTTCCGATGACGGCTCCGACGAAAAATGCGTCCGGAAAATGCGCGCCGCATTTGACGGCCTCCCTTTTCCGGTCCGTTACGTGCGCCAGGAACACAAAGGCTACCGGCTGGCCGCCGTGCGCAACAACGCCGTCCGCGCCTCAACGGGAGAATACCTGGTTTTTATTGACTGCGATATCCTATTGCTCCCGGAAACGCTGGAAAAACATTTGCGGCGCGCCGGCGCCGGGCGTTTCCTGGCCGGCAACCGCGCCCTGCTGGACAAAGACAGCTCCGCATCTGCATTGCGCGGAAGCATAAGCGCGCGCCTGCTGGAAACGCTCTGGGACGAAGCCGATAAAAGCCGCCTGCCCAAAATCCACCGCAGGTTCCAGCGGAATCTACTCCTGCGCCGGCTGGGATTATCCGCGCCGCACAAACCCAAAATCCTGGGGTGCCATTTTTCACTTTTCCGCAAGGACGTTGAACGCGTCAACGGGTTTGACGAAAATTTCACAGGCTGGGGGCTGGAGGATGACGATTTTGCCCGGCGGCTCTACCGGGCCGGCGTAAAAGGCCTGTCGGTTGTTCAGGATGCGCGCGCGTTACACCTCTGGCATCAGCCGGCCGATTCAAAACCGCAGGCCATCTCCGCCAGTCCGAACTGGAATTATTTTAAACGCCCGCATGTTCCGGCTTATTGCAAAGAAGGCATTAACCCATAA
- a CDS encoding glycosyltransferase family 4 protein, whose amino-acid sequence MLYIVISFSAFALAYFLTGGLRRWIGQRLLDIPNARSSHTRPTPRGGGLAVVAVALGGSWFVLPFMPAGINAQQWLIFTLGALLIAGVSWLDDLRSLSTVVRFAVHLAAAILACFAFGVWDTAILPALGCFKLGLWGWLLTLLWIVGLTNAYNFMDGIDGIAGSQAVMAGLGWTIAGIMLPHPFLSAFGLLLAASNLGFLGHNWPPAKIFMGDVGSAFLGFSFAALPLMAGQQDPRCMLIGVLFVWPFVFDAAFTFLRRLINRENVLAAHRSHLYQRLVITGLSHQAVTLLYAGLAATGVLSGAAYIAHPEKNLVLALTAAAICAGGLPALTFWRERRLRRGEKT is encoded by the coding sequence GTGCTTTATATTGTCATTTCATTCTCCGCGTTTGCGCTTGCTTATTTTCTTACAGGCGGCCTGCGCCGCTGGATCGGCCAGCGCCTGCTTGACATTCCCAACGCGCGCAGTTCGCACACCCGCCCCACCCCGCGCGGCGGAGGGCTCGCCGTTGTCGCCGTGGCGCTGGGAGGCAGTTGGTTTGTTTTGCCCTTTATGCCCGCCGGGATAAACGCGCAACAATGGCTGATATTCACCCTTGGCGCTTTGCTGATTGCCGGGGTCAGCTGGCTTGACGACCTGCGTTCACTTTCAACTGTTGTCAGATTTGCCGTTCACCTGGCCGCCGCCATATTGGCATGTTTTGCTTTCGGCGTATGGGATACGGCAATTTTGCCCGCCCTGGGATGTTTCAAACTGGGCTTATGGGGCTGGTTGCTGACCTTGCTTTGGATTGTGGGGTTGACAAACGCCTATAACTTTATGGACGGCATTGACGGGATTGCCGGCTCTCAGGCGGTTATGGCCGGATTGGGATGGACAATCGCGGGAATAATGCTGCCCCACCCCTTTTTAAGCGCGTTCGGCCTGCTGCTGGCGGCATCCAATCTCGGTTTTCTGGGGCACAACTGGCCTCCGGCTAAAATATTCATGGGCGACGTGGGGAGCGCCTTCCTGGGCTTTTCCTTCGCGGCGCTGCCCTTAATGGCCGGACAACAGGACCCGCGTTGCATGCTGATCGGCGTTTTATTCGTATGGCCGTTTGTATTTGACGCGGCATTCACTTTTTTACGCCGCCTGATCAACCGCGAAAATGTTTTAGCCGCGCACCGCTCCCATCTTTACCAGCGCCTGGTAATTACGGGGCTTTCCCACCAGGCGGTAACGCTTCTGTATGCCGGTTTGGCGGCAACCGGCGTGTTATCGGGCGCGGCTTACATTGCCCACCCCGAAAAAAACCTCGTTTTGGCTTTAACCGCGGCGGCAATTTGCGCGGGCGGATTGCCGGCCCTGACATTCTGGCGGGAACGCCGCCTGCGGCGGGGGGAGAAAACATAA
- a CDS encoding nucleoside-diphosphate sugar epimerase/dehydratase: MRNRYLFLLDIALLAMIPTLALAMRVDSAGWVAHYKPALINFTILALGVKLAVFSMFGLYRRYWRYASVDELVSIILAVGTATVIVAGLFFGAGIAGLDAGRNLPRSVPFIDGLLTLMAAGGARFSVRIAAHKRRRATPLQPNKSVLIVGAGDAGSMIAREMLSSLHINFDPVGFADDDPAKQKKSIHGIPVLGTRRDIPSLVRKYKVEEVVIAIPTAPGSVIREIKTLCETAGVPSQTIPGMYEILSGQLSVGQLRNLDIEDLLRREPVKINAAEVEKMLSGKRVLVTGAGGSIGSELCRQIAQCSPGLIILLGHGENSVFLIEQELRRRWPKLSLKAAVADIRDLPRLTSVFEQSRPQVVFHAAAHKHVPMMEDNSADAVTNNVGGTRTLLQLAERFAVERFVLISSDKAVNPTNIMGATKRVAEKIVQGVAQKTGRPYVAVRFGNVLGSRGSVVPMFREQIARGGPVTVTHPEVKRYFMTIPEAVQLVLQAATLAGAECQTGVFVLDMGQPIKIVDLARDLIELSGKQVGRDIEIVFTGLRPGEKLFEELFRDGENYRRTRHEKIFVAGGDPPSSPANLKSDELVAQLLQAAVQGRTDDIRKLLKTIVPNYTPAEDANAIQQTPG; encoded by the coding sequence ATGCGAAACCGGTACTTGTTTTTGCTGGATATTGCGCTCCTGGCAATGATCCCCACCCTCGCCCTGGCCATGCGCGTGGACAGCGCCGGATGGGTTGCGCACTATAAACCGGCCCTGATCAATTTCACGATCCTGGCGCTGGGAGTCAAACTGGCTGTTTTCAGCATGTTCGGCCTTTACCGGCGCTACTGGCGTTATGCCAGCGTGGATGAACTGGTCAGCATAATCCTCGCCGTCGGAACCGCGACCGTGATTGTCGCCGGGCTGTTTTTCGGCGCCGGGATAGCGGGCCTGGACGCCGGACGAAACCTGCCGCGGTCAGTGCCGTTTATTGACGGACTGCTGACGCTGATGGCGGCCGGCGGCGCGCGTTTCAGCGTCCGGATTGCGGCTCATAAACGTCGGCGCGCAACCCCCTTGCAGCCGAACAAATCAGTCCTGATCGTGGGCGCCGGCGACGCCGGTTCCATGATCGCCCGCGAAATGCTCTCCAGTCTGCACATAAATTTTGACCCGGTCGGTTTCGCGGATGACGACCCGGCTAAACAAAAGAAATCCATTCACGGCATTCCGGTCCTGGGAACCCGCCGGGATATTCCTTCCCTGGTCAGAAAATATAAAGTTGAAGAGGTGGTCATCGCCATTCCCACCGCCCCCGGCAGCGTGATCCGTGAAATCAAAACGCTCTGCGAAACCGCCGGCGTGCCGTCGCAGACAATACCGGGCATGTACGAGATTCTCTCCGGCCAGCTCAGTGTCGGGCAGCTGCGCAACCTGGACATTGAAGACCTCCTCCGCCGCGAGCCGGTCAAAATTAACGCCGCGGAAGTTGAAAAAATGCTGTCCGGCAAGCGCGTGCTGGTTACCGGCGCCGGCGGCTCAATCGGCTCTGAGCTCTGCCGCCAGATTGCGCAGTGTTCGCCCGGACTCATTATCCTTCTGGGGCACGGCGAAAACAGTGTTTTTTTGATTGAGCAGGAACTGCGCCGGCGTTGGCCGAAACTTTCTTTGAAAGCGGCGGTGGCCGATATCCGCGACTTGCCGCGCTTGACTTCCGTTTTTGAACAGAGCAGGCCGCAGGTGGTCTTTCACGCCGCCGCCCATAAACACGTGCCGATGATGGAAGACAACAGCGCGGACGCGGTTACCAACAACGTGGGCGGCACACGGACTCTGCTTCAACTCGCGGAACGGTTTGCGGTTGAGCGCTTTGTCCTGATTTCATCCGACAAGGCCGTCAACCCGACCAACATCATGGGGGCCACAAAACGGGTGGCGGAAAAAATAGTGCAGGGCGTGGCGCAAAAAACAGGCCGGCCCTACGTCGCCGTGCGGTTCGGAAATGTTCTGGGCAGCCGCGGCAGCGTTGTGCCCATGTTCCGCGAACAAATCGCGCGCGGCGGCCCGGTAACCGTAACGCACCCCGAAGTAAAGCGCTATTTCATGACCATCCCCGAGGCGGTTCAACTGGTGCTCCAGGCCGCCACGCTCGCGGGGGCCGAATGCCAAACCGGCGTGTTCGTGCTGGACATGGGCCAGCCGATCAAAATCGTTGACCTGGCCCGGGACCTGATTGAGCTTTCGGGCAAGCAGGTCGGAAGGGATATTGAAATCGTTTTCACCGGCCTCAGGCCGGGCGAGAAACTGTTTGAAGAGCTTTTCAGGGACGGCGAAAACTACCGCCGCACGCGCCACGAGAAAATATTCGTGGCCGGCGGCGATCCGCCCTCATCACCCGCCAATTTAAAATCCGATGAACTCGTGGCCCAGCTCCTCCAGGCTGCGGTGCAAGGCCGGACGGACGACATCCGCAAACTGCTGAAAACAATCGTCCCCAATTACACGCCCGCCGAAGACGCCAATGCCATTCAGCAAACTCCCGGTTGA
- a CDS encoding Gfo/Idh/MocA family oxidoreductase, protein MTETKNTLNTDIRKVKVGVVGVGSLGQWHARVYSELPGAELAGVYDINARRAQEIAARYNTRAFNDFNELAERVEAASIAVPADKHHAVAMQMLARGVNLLVEKPIAVTTAEAEEMVALARQTKLILQVGHQERFNPVMKFLESVIARPRFIEAHRLSPYPAPPLFGGKPRGTEVSVVLDLMIHDLEIILHLVRAPVREIHAVGVPVLSLSEDIANARLSFENGCVANVTTSRISPESLRKIRVFQEDAYISLDYQRQSGEIYRRQAGRIEKERVPIEKGNTLDMELASFIDCVRARSSPVVSGEWAAAALKLAVDIRRHICGQG, encoded by the coding sequence GTGACGGAAACCAAAAATACGTTAAATACTGATATTAGAAAAGTAAAGGTCGGCGTGGTCGGGGTTGGCAGTCTGGGGCAATGGCACGCCCGCGTTTATTCAGAACTGCCTGGCGCGGAACTGGCCGGGGTGTATGATATCAACGCGCGCCGCGCGCAGGAAATAGCCGCCCGCTACAACACGCGCGCCTTCAACGACTTCAACGAGCTGGCGGAGCGGGTTGAGGCGGCCAGCATCGCCGTGCCGGCCGATAAACATCATGCAGTTGCCATGCAGATGCTTGCGCGCGGGGTCAACCTGCTGGTTGAAAAACCGATTGCCGTGACCACGGCCGAGGCGGAGGAGATGGTGGCCCTGGCGCGGCAAACGAAATTGATTTTACAGGTGGGACACCAGGAGCGCTTCAACCCGGTCATGAAATTTTTAGAATCGGTAATCGCCCGGCCCAGATTCATTGAGGCTCACCGCCTGTCTCCCTACCCCGCCCCGCCGCTTTTCGGCGGCAAGCCGCGCGGAACGGAAGTGAGCGTGGTCCTGGACCTGATGATTCACGACCTTGAAATCATCCTGCACCTCGTCCGCGCGCCGGTCAGGGAAATCCACGCGGTCGGCGTTCCGGTCTTGAGCCTGAGCGAGGACATCGCCAACGCGCGTTTGAGTTTTGAGAACGGCTGCGTCGCCAATGTAACCACCAGCCGGATCAGCCCGGAAAGCCTGCGGAAAATCCGCGTGTTCCAGGAGGACGCCTATATCTCGCTGGATTACCAGCGCCAGTCGGGCGAAATATACCGGCGCCAGGCCGGCCGAATAGAAAAGGAACGGGTCCCCATAGAAAAGGGCAATACCCTTGACATGGAGCTGGCCTCGTTCATTGATTGCGTGCGGGCCCGCAGCAGTCCCGTGGTAAGCGGCGAATGGGCGGCCGCGGCCCTGAAGCTGGCCGTTGATATCCGCCGGCACATCTGCGGACAGGGTTGA
- a CDS encoding NAD-dependent epimerase/dehydratase family protein, whose protein sequence is MNILVTGATGAVGPSIVQALHDAGHTLRALALDKPQPGAFPAQTEFLTGDVTDPATAQSAMRDIDAVVHLAALLHIVDPPPELRAKYERVNVGGTAAIAEAAAKAGVKKIVLASTIAVYGFSNGRILNESSPTRPETYYAETKLAAEKIVLNARSADCKAIGTILRFGAIYGARIKGNYETLVKALARNRFIPIGAGGNRRTLVYDRDAARAVALAVQHPAAAGGIYNVTDGKFHEMHAIIAAISAALGRRPPRFSIPPGPARAAAGLFEDVFNLLGRRPPLNRAIIDKYTEDIAVEGKKIQTELGFTPQYDLIRGWQETMREIKTTEDF, encoded by the coding sequence ATGAATATTCTCGTTACAGGAGCGACCGGCGCGGTTGGACCGTCTATCGTGCAGGCGCTGCACGATGCGGGCCATACGCTCCGCGCCTTGGCGCTGGACAAACCGCAACCCGGCGCATTCCCCGCGCAAACGGAATTTCTGACCGGCGATGTAACCGACCCGGCAACCGCGCAATCCGCCATGCGGGATATTGATGCGGTTGTGCACCTGGCGGCGCTGCTGCACATCGTTGACCCGCCGCCTGAACTGCGCGCGAAATATGAACGCGTCAACGTTGGCGGAACGGCGGCGATTGCCGAAGCGGCGGCCAAGGCCGGCGTAAAAAAAATTGTGCTGGCCAGCACAATCGCGGTATATGGCTTTTCAAACGGACGGATTTTAAACGAGTCTTCCCCCACCCGTCCGGAAACCTATTATGCCGAAACCAAGCTGGCGGCCGAAAAAATCGTCTTGAACGCCCGAAGCGCGGATTGCAAGGCAATCGGAACAATCCTGCGTTTCGGCGCAATCTACGGCGCGCGGATCAAGGGAAATTACGAAACGCTCGTCAAGGCATTGGCCCGCAACCGTTTTATTCCAATCGGCGCCGGCGGGAACCGGCGCACGCTGGTTTATGACAGGGATGCGGCGCGGGCGGTTGCCCTTGCGGTTCAACATCCGGCGGCGGCCGGCGGAATTTATAATGTAACCGATGGAAAATTTCATGAGATGCATGCAATCATTGCGGCAATCAGCGCCGCCCTGGGACGCCGCCCCCCGCGATTTTCAATCCCGCCCGGCCCGGCCCGCGCCGCGGCCGGATTGTTTGAAGATGTTTTCAATTTGCTCGGCCGCCGGCCGCCTTTGAACCGCGCGATCATTGACAAATACACCGAGGATATCGCGGTTGAAGGAAAAAAAATTCAAACGGAATTGGGATTTACCCCGCAGTATGATTTGATCAGGGGCTGGCAGGAAACGATGCGCGAAATAAAAACAACGGAAGATTTTTAA
- a CDS encoding YdcF family protein, with translation MREKKPFFTVTYAVLVLALLVISSANSWLPAIGRWFWVPPDVKNAEAIAVLAGGGPERLCHGLELFKRGLAPELWYTGKGKLEQKNDLMDPEIILYLAERRGVPSEKIFFLNSTSTYEDALAIAARAKQKRVKSILLVTSWYHARRAMNTLRHCLPDTNIVLHVSSSTNLPYTPDNWWRNDEGLVAVNNEIIKTALYWRRYGIAPF, from the coding sequence ATGAGAGAAAAAAAACCATTTTTCACGGTGACTTACGCCGTCCTGGTCCTGGCGCTGCTTGTTATCAGCTCCGCCAACTCATGGCTGCCGGCCATCGGGCGCTGGTTTTGGGTGCCCCCTGATGTCAAAAACGCGGAAGCAATCGCCGTCCTGGCCGGCGGCGGCCCGGAGCGTTTATGCCACGGACTGGAATTGTTCAAGCGCGGCCTGGCGCCGGAATTATGGTACACCGGCAAAGGAAAGTTGGAGCAAAAAAACGACCTCATGGATCCGGAAATAATTTTGTACCTTGCCGAACGCCGGGGCGTGCCCTCCGAAAAAATATTTTTCCTGAACTCCACGAGCACTTACGAGGACGCGCTGGCCATCGCGGCCAGGGCAAAACAAAAAAGAGTCAAATCCATACTGCTCGTAACCAGCTGGTATCACGCCCGCCGCGCCATGAACACGCTCCGCCATTGTCTGCCCGACACCAATATCGTCCTGCACGTGAGCTCTTCCACCAACCTTCCGTACACGCCGGACAACTGGTGGCGGAACGACGAGGGGTTGGTGGCGGTCAACAACGAGATAATTAAAACCGCGCTTTACTGGCGGAGGTACGGCATCGCGCCGTTTTAA
- the lpxI gene encoding UDP-2,3-diacylglucosamine diphosphatase LpxI (LpxI, functionally equivalent to LpxH, replaces it in LPS biosynthesis in a minority of bacteria.) — protein sequence MKADLLDIPDELAVIAGRGAYPLMLAESARRQGVRKIFAAAFKNETERAIEKLADETLWFKFGQLGAVLEAVKASGVKHAVMAGQITPLSLFRLRPDAKALALLAGMRQRNARTIFGAVCAEFSAIGVQLLPAWQFMENSLPKAGQLSLRPPTEREQKDIELGMRAAKAVSALEIGQTVVVKEGVILAVEAFEGTDQTILRAGDLGGTGAVVVKTARNDHDMRYDIPVVGLKTMKILKKIKAAALAVEAGRTIMLEPDKIIAEADRMGLALVAVDTENSRHKGTEAEGTK from the coding sequence ATGAAAGCTGATCTCCTTGATATTCCTGATGAGCTGGCCGTTATCGCCGGGCGCGGCGCATATCCGCTGATGCTGGCGGAGTCGGCCCGCCGGCAGGGCGTGCGGAAAATATTCGCGGCGGCCTTCAAGAACGAAACCGAACGGGCAATTGAAAAACTCGCGGATGAAACCCTCTGGTTCAAATTCGGCCAGTTAGGCGCCGTCCTGGAAGCGGTCAAGGCCAGCGGCGTCAAACATGCCGTCATGGCCGGACAAATCACGCCGCTCAGCCTGTTCCGTCTGCGGCCGGACGCCAAAGCGCTGGCGCTTCTGGCCGGGATGCGGCAGCGCAACGCGCGGACAATTTTCGGCGCGGTCTGCGCGGAATTTTCCGCCATTGGCGTGCAATTGCTCCCTGCCTGGCAGTTCATGGAAAATTCATTGCCGAAGGCCGGCCAGCTCAGCCTCCGGCCGCCGACCGAACGCGAACAAAAGGACATTGAACTCGGCATGCGCGCGGCGAAAGCCGTCAGCGCCCTTGAAATCGGCCAGACGGTCGTCGTCAAGGAAGGCGTCATTCTGGCGGTAGAGGCGTTTGAGGGAACCGATCAGACTATTCTGCGCGCCGGAGATTTGGGCGGCACGGGCGCGGTGGTGGTTAAGACGGCGAGAAACGACCACGACATGCGTTACGATATTCCGGTGGTCGGACTCAAAACCATGAAAATCCTGAAAAAGATAAAAGCCGCCGCCCTGGCCGTTGAGGCCGGGCGGACCATCATGCTTGAGCCGGATAAAATTATCGCGGAGGCCGATCGGATGGGACTGGCGCTGGTGGCGGTGGATACGGAAAATAGCAGGCACAAAGGCACAGAGGCAGAAGGCACAAAGTGA